From the Lentimicrobiaceae bacterium genome, one window contains:
- a CDS encoding helix-turn-helix domain-containing protein codes for MRFQIIKPTGILAQFIKYYWVMEKSSLEDDVCERVIPTGNIDLMFHHKNCFKVKCSDNNTYKQTNFFISGISNSYADVTTNGETGLICVTFHPFGACNFFNFPLLEIENQNISLDCIFGNKSKEIYEQLCVAQFLNERIAIIENFLLSKLSVSAKRDSLFLKSGIEFINQSKGQISAATLSEKLCVTPKTLERKFSAMVGKTPKQFIKIVRFQNILNTFSSANGMFLTEIAYENGYFDQSHFIKDFKSFSGYTPKDFFVNHQCQSDYFN; via the coding sequence ATGCGTTTTCAAATTATCAAGCCAACAGGAATATTAGCCCAATTTATTAAATATTATTGGGTCATGGAGAAAAGTTCTTTGGAAGATGATGTATGCGAACGTGTTATTCCTACAGGAAATATTGATTTAATGTTTCACCACAAAAATTGTTTTAAGGTAAAATGTAGCGATAACAACACTTACAAGCAAACAAATTTTTTTATTAGTGGCATAAGCAACTCGTATGCCGATGTAACAACAAATGGAGAAACGGGACTGATTTGTGTAACATTTCATCCTTTCGGAGCATGTAATTTTTTCAACTTCCCGCTTCTTGAAATCGAGAACCAGAATATTAGTCTGGATTGTATTTTTGGCAACAAATCCAAAGAGATATATGAGCAGCTTTGTGTTGCTCAATTTTTAAATGAAAGAATTGCTATTATTGAAAACTTCTTACTTTCAAAACTAAGTGTGTCTGCCAAAAGAGATTCATTATTTTTAAAATCGGGTATTGAGTTTATTAACCAAAGTAAAGGGCAAATTAGTGCAGCAACATTGTCTGAAAAGCTTTGTGTTACTCCAAAGACCCTTGAAAGGAAGTTTTCGGCAATGGTAGGCAAAACGCCTAAGCAGTTCATAAAAATAGTGCGCTTTCAAAATATATTAAACACCTTTTCATCTGCAAATGGTATGTTTTTAACTGAAATAGCTTATGAAAACGGTTATTTCGACCAATCGCATTTTATAAAAGACTTCAAGTCTTTTTCTGGTTATACGCCTAAAGACTTTTTTGTAAACCACCAATGTCAATCGGATTATTTTAATTAA
- a CDS encoding ferritin family protein, translating into MTKLNKKEVTMYYSGEEIIEIAIRIEENGHIFYTTASEAINDNDTVKKLFGELAAKEISHIATFQNIAEHFEPENFEFSKDDAADYINHLADNHIFSRSNAGSEMAKKVHNSKEALDIAYKFEINSVNFYTELLEKTRSDSKKVIRQIIEEEKEHASELKEYM; encoded by the coding sequence TTGACCAAACTTAATAAAAAGGAGGTTACCATGTACTATTCCGGAGAAGAAATAATCGAAATAGCCATAAGGATAGAGGAGAACGGGCATATTTTTTACACTACGGCATCCGAAGCTATCAATGATAATGATACAGTAAAAAAACTGTTTGGCGAACTTGCAGCAAAAGAAATCAGCCATATCGCCACATTTCAGAATATAGCCGAACATTTTGAACCCGAAAATTTTGAATTCAGCAAAGATGATGCTGCCGATTATATCAATCATCTTGCCGATAACCATATTTTTAGCCGCAGCAATGCCGGAAGCGAAATGGCAAAAAAGGTTCACAATTCAAAGGAAGCACTCGATATTGCCTATAAATTTGAGATAAACAGCGTTAATTTCTATACTGAATTGCTGGAAAAAACAAGGTCTGATTCAAAAAAAGTCATCAGGCAAATTATTGAAGAAGAAAAGGAACATGCTTCCGAACTTAAAGAATATATGTAA
- a CDS encoding VOC family protein: protein MRKLISWFDIPTSNFNRAVKFYQNVFDFTLNIVDCGGEKMGCFPDDGVNITGCIFHSPDYKPSMDGVIINFYSDDDINIFLKRVELNGGSTITPKTKIMVEGRGYFALFSDTEGNRIGVYSDK from the coding sequence ATGAGAAAGCTAATAAGTTGGTTTGACATACCAACAAGTAATTTTAACAGGGCAGTAAAATTCTACCAAAACGTTTTTGACTTTACTCTAAATATTGTTGATTGCGGAGGCGAAAAAATGGGATGCTTTCCGGATGATGGAGTGAATATTACAGGTTGTATCTTTCATTCTCCTGATTATAAACCTTCAATGGATGGGGTGATTATTAATTTTTATAGTGATGACGATATAAATATTTTCTTGAAAAGGGTTGAGTTGAATGGTGGCAGTACCATCACACCCAAAACTAAAATTATGGTGGAAGGTCGTGGATATTTTGCACTTTTCTCAGACACCGAAGGCAATCGAATAGGGGTTTACTCTGATAAATAA
- a CDS encoding carbon starvation protein A, whose translation MSAMPLIIGAIAIFALAYRFYFGFISAKVLTFKSDRPTPSERLYDGQNYYPVSKWVLFGHHFAAIAGAGPLVGPVLAVQFGYFPGFIWMVVGAVIAGAVHDLVILTASVEYDGKSLAAIARAEISKLSGSVASLAVILILIVALAGLGLVVVNALAESAWGTFTIASTIPIALLMGVWMFRIREGKTVEATVFGVVLLTLAVILGRYIPGSAVGSWFLLDRKTLTILLAGYGFFASVLPVWLLLTPRDYLSSIMKLTVVGMLAIGIIIVAPNLQMPAFTAFTHGGGPIIPGTLFPYLFITIACGAVSGFHSLISSGTTPKMIMNEAHIKPIAVGSMLAEGVVSVLALIAAASMFPLDYFQINVSPEKFQEILPQLKAMGFTKSDLPMLSAEVGEKVAGRTGGAVSLAVGMAQIFSSIPGLKGLMSYWYHFAIMFEALFILTTIDAGTRICRFVLQEAVGKVYAPFGRANWLPGNLLTSLIVVLAWGYFIYTGSVTTIWPMFGTANQLLATVALVVGTTYIINRGKAKYAWITIVPLLFVGVTTFTAGLQNSINIYLPHFLNPEMKLQGGINLGLTILILICVVVIIADAVPKWWKAIREQYNQN comes from the coding sequence ATGAGTGCAATGCCATTGATAATTGGCGCAATAGCCATTTTTGCCCTTGCTTACCGATTTTATTTCGGATTCATCAGTGCAAAAGTATTAACTTTTAAAAGCGACCGTCCTACTCCCTCCGAGCGATTGTACGATGGTCAGAATTACTACCCTGTGAGTAAATGGGTATTGTTCGGACACCATTTTGCAGCCATTGCAGGTGCCGGACCATTGGTCGGACCGGTACTTGCCGTACAGTTTGGCTACTTTCCGGGCTTCATCTGGATGGTAGTAGGGGCGGTGATAGCGGGTGCAGTACATGATTTGGTCATTCTTACTGCTTCAGTAGAATATGACGGTAAATCGCTTGCCGCCATAGCCCGTGCAGAAATCAGCAAGTTGAGCGGTTCGGTAGCTTCGCTGGCAGTGATTCTGATACTTATTGTTGCCCTTGCCGGTTTGGGTTTGGTGGTGGTGAATGCACTCGCCGAAAGCGCCTGGGGAACTTTTACCATAGCCAGCACAATTCCCATTGCTTTGCTGATGGGTGTCTGGATGTTTCGCATCAGGGAAGGAAAAACAGTAGAAGCTACGGTGTTTGGAGTGGTTTTACTTACACTTGCAGTAATACTTGGGCGTTATATTCCTGGCTCAGCCGTAGGAAGCTGGTTTCTTCTCGACCGTAAAACACTCACAATATTACTTGCCGGATATGGTTTCTTTGCCTCGGTATTGCCGGTATGGCTTTTGCTTACCCCCCGCGATTATCTGAGTTCCATCATGAAACTTACGGTAGTAGGTATGCTTGCAATTGGCATCATCATCGTGGCGCCTAATTTGCAAATGCCGGCTTTCACGGCTTTTACCCATGGTGGCGGACCAATCATCCCCGGAACTTTATTTCCTTATCTTTTCATCACTATTGCCTGTGGGGCTGTTTCGGGTTTTCACTCACTTATAAGTTCGGGAACAACTCCAAAAATGATCATGAACGAAGCACATATTAAACCTATTGCCGTAGGTTCTATGCTTGCCGAGGGGGTTGTTAGTGTGCTGGCTCTCATTGCTGCTGCAAGTATGTTTCCATTGGATTATTTCCAGATAAATGTTTCTCCCGAAAAGTTTCAGGAAATATTACCTCAGTTGAAGGCTATGGGCTTTACAAAAAGCGATTTACCCATGCTTAGTGCCGAAGTGGGCGAAAAAGTTGCCGGACGTACCGGAGGAGCCGTTTCATTGGCAGTGGGAATGGCACAGATCTTTTCTTCAATACCTGGTTTAAAGGGTTTAATGTCGTATTGGTACCACTTTGCCATCATGTTCGAAGCGCTTTTTATCCTCACTACCATTGATGCCGGCACTCGTATTTGCCGTTTTGTGTTGCAGGAAGCCGTAGGAAAAGTCTATGCACCTTTTGGCCGTGCTAACTGGTTACCCGGTAACTTGTTGACAAGTTTGATCGTGGTGCTTGCCTGGGGATATTTTATTTATACCGGCAGTGTAACTACTATTTGGCCTATGTTTGGTACGGCAAACCAGTTGCTTGCTACCGTTGCTCTGGTGGTTGGAACAACCTACATAATCAACCGCGGAAAGGCGAAATATGCCTGGATTACTATTGTACCCTTGCTTTTTGTTGGGGTTACCACCTTTACAGCCGGATTGCAAAATAGCATAAATATCTACCTGCCTCATTTTCTCAATCCTGAAATGAAATTGCAGGGTGGA
- a CDS encoding histidine kinase, which produces MLHVFIWLFGAFLNLRDFSLLADPELLSVYLISTLFLAVSFYTFYFFVVPQFLEKKRYYLFLLASFIALVVLTFIGYSSLLLIKAIFIHSFKNFYGVYSLKMHLSGMSVIAITAAFGTLFKVILNWLNIISQKEKLEKEKAISELALLKSKVNPHFLFNTLNNIDALIYDDPDKASKSLLKLSEIMRYMSYETVSEYVSLSKELNYISNIVSLYMLRVSNPELIRLDISQNYPDLNIAPMLFIPFIENAFKYATFKGKNGGFEIKFRIEEAKIYFTIVNHYDTIRRASGSQYGGTGLANVKQRLKHIYKEKYSLNITDKNGLFKVELIIDTNGN; this is translated from the coding sequence TTGCTACACGTCTTCATCTGGCTTTTTGGAGCGTTTTTAAACCTAAGGGATTTTTCGCTGCTTGCCGATCCGGAGTTATTATCGGTTTATCTAATAAGCACACTTTTTTTAGCTGTATCATTTTATACTTTTTACTTTTTTGTAGTTCCTCAGTTTCTGGAAAAGAAAAGATACTATCTGTTCCTGCTGGCTTCATTTATTGCCCTTGTAGTACTTACATTTATCGGCTATTCTTCACTCCTTTTGATAAAGGCAATTTTTATTCATAGTTTTAAAAATTTTTATGGAGTTTACAGCCTTAAAATGCATCTCAGCGGGATGTCGGTAATAGCTATTACTGCTGCATTTGGCACATTATTTAAAGTGATATTAAACTGGCTTAATATTATCAGCCAAAAAGAAAAATTAGAGAAGGAAAAAGCGATAAGCGAACTGGCATTGCTGAAGAGCAAAGTGAACCCTCATTTTTTATTTAATACGTTAAATAATATTGACGCCTTAATTTATGATGATCCGGACAAAGCTTCAAAATCGTTGCTGAAACTTTCGGAAATAATGCGTTATATGTCGTACGAAACGGTTTCGGAATATGTTAGCCTTTCAAAGGAACTCAACTACATTTCCAATATTGTTTCTCTTTACATGTTGAGGGTTTCCAATCCCGAATTAATCAGGCTCGATATTTCGCAAAACTATCCGGATTTGAATATTGCTCCCATGTTGTTTATCCCGTTTATTGAAAATGCTTTTAAATATGCTACTTTTAAGGGGAAAAACGGAGGATTCGAAATTAAGTTTAGAATTGAGGAAGCAAAAATATACTTTACAATTGTTAACCATTACGATACTATTAGAAGAGCATCGGGTTCGCAGTATGGTGGTACGGGTTTAGCCAATGTGAAACAAAGGCTCAAACACATTTATAAAGAAAAATATAGTCTGAATATAACTGATAAAAACGGACTTTTTAAGGTTGAACTAATAATTGATACCAATGGAAATTAA
- a CDS encoding LytTR family DNA-binding domain-containing protein yields MEIKCIAIDDEPLALKKVSSFVERINGLTLLMTFDNALDAIPFLKEEKVDLLFLDIQMERFTGIQFLEAVQYHPQVIITTAFEQYALKGFDFNVTDYLLKPYSFERFVQAIDKVMENIRLKQANATEDDRNFIFVKTEYRLEKIFFDEILYIEGMRDYLQIVTKSKRIMTLQNFKFIESKLKPPQFLRVHKSFLVSVNSIESIERNRIKIRDQLIPISITYKEAFFKTIEDKLPPKFNPG; encoded by the coding sequence ATGGAAATTAAGTGCATTGCTATTGACGATGAACCCCTGGCACTGAAAAAGGTTTCTTCTTTTGTTGAAAGGATTAACGGGCTTACTTTATTGATGACTTTCGACAATGCCTTGGATGCAATCCCATTTCTGAAAGAGGAAAAGGTAGATCTACTGTTTCTGGATATTCAGATGGAGCGATTTACCGGAATACAATTCCTCGAAGCCGTTCAATACCATCCACAGGTTATCATTACCACTGCTTTTGAACAATATGCGCTGAAAGGCTTCGACTTTAATGTTACCGATTATCTGCTAAAACCTTACTCTTTCGAGCGTTTTGTTCAGGCTATAGACAAAGTAATGGAAAACATCAGACTGAAACAAGCCAATGCTACGGAAGATGACCGGAATTTTATCTTTGTTAAAACAGAATACCGGCTTGAAAAGATTTTTTTTGACGAAATACTTTATATTGAAGGGATGCGCGACTATCTGCAAATAGTTACAAAGTCGAAAAGGATTATGACCCTTCAGAATTTTAAATTTATAGAGAGTAAGCTTAAACCGCCCCAGTTTTTAAGGGTGCATAAGTCTTTCCTGGTTTCCGTAAACAGTATCGAAAGCATTGAACGAAACCGGATAAAGATACGCGACCAACTGATTCCGATCAGTATTACTTACAAAGAAGCTTTTTTTAAAACAATTGAAGATAAACTGCCCCCTAAGTTTAATCCGGGCTAA
- a CDS encoding excinuclease ABC subunit UvrA has protein sequence MERNNIIIKNAHTHNLKNIDIEIPKHKLVVFTGVSGSGKSSLLFDTVFVEAQRQLIETFSTFARARLPKLSRPDVDDIQNLSTAIVIDQKRMGNNLRSTVGTATEINTYLRLLFSRVGKPFIGPSFLLSFNHPEGMCPHCHGLGKQIQVDINMLLDKEKSIYEGAVIYPGMQVGSWFWREITAIDLFDVHKKLKDFSEAELHKLLYTEPIPINKKHGSGTYSKTFEGIARKLEKGVSGKAEDESPDEEKDAYKKYIIYSDCNYCKGARLNERALSVKIKGVSIADLCEKELTEVLQFLSSIKEDIAVPVMRKAQFLLEQLIEIGVGYLSLSRSVATLSGGESQRVKMARQLDCNLVDMLYVLDEPSIGLHPKDTVKLLSILNRLRDNGNSVFVVEHDPEIIRAAEWIIDIGPKAGIYGGQLVYSGDPKGITKTNSITGEFLFNDEKIAFKRKQAKEFIAIENANVNNLKNVSVNIPVGVLTCITGVAGSGKSSLIHQVFLKQYPDSIVIDQSAIGKSSRANPATYTGIFDLIRKEFAIATGAEASLFSFNSKGACPKCNGQGLLSFELHFLDAVKTVCDECEGKRYKPDVLELKLHDKSIADILDMSVDEAFQFFTSAKITKQLKALQDVGLGYLKIGQSLSSLSGGESQRLKIASELHKAGNIYVMDEPTTGLHMSDILRLYNIIRSLVNKNNTVIVIEHNLDIIKYADWIIDMGPEGGRQGGEVLFQGTPEDLVACNNSHTALYLKNVI, from the coding sequence ATGGAAAGGAACAATATAATTATAAAAAATGCACACACGCATAACCTCAAAAATATTGATATTGAAATTCCAAAGCACAAATTAGTTGTGTTTACTGGCGTATCAGGTTCAGGTAAATCGTCATTGCTTTTTGATACGGTTTTTGTTGAAGCGCAACGTCAGCTAATCGAAACTTTTTCGACTTTTGCAAGAGCACGCTTGCCCAAACTTTCACGCCCCGATGTAGATGATATTCAAAATCTTTCGACTGCCATCGTTATTGACCAAAAACGAATGGGCAACAACCTGCGAAGTACAGTTGGCACAGCTACCGAAATAAATACCTATTTGCGTTTGTTATTTTCCCGTGTCGGGAAACCATTTATCGGACCATCTTTTCTATTGTCGTTTAATCATCCCGAGGGTATGTGTCCGCATTGTCATGGTTTGGGCAAACAGATTCAAGTGGATATTAACATGCTATTGGACAAAGAGAAATCCATTTACGAAGGAGCTGTCATTTACCCGGGTATGCAGGTGGGCAGTTGGTTTTGGCGTGAGATAACGGCAATTGATTTGTTTGATGTCCATAAAAAGCTGAAAGATTTTTCGGAAGCAGAGTTGCACAAACTACTGTATACCGAGCCAATTCCAATAAACAAAAAGCATGGTTCTGGCACATATTCTAAAACTTTCGAGGGCATTGCACGGAAATTGGAAAAAGGAGTTTCAGGCAAAGCCGAAGACGAGTCGCCGGATGAGGAAAAAGATGCTTATAAAAAGTATATCATTTATTCCGATTGCAATTATTGTAAAGGCGCCAGGTTAAACGAACGGGCATTATCGGTTAAGATTAAAGGCGTTTCAATTGCCGATTTGTGCGAAAAAGAACTTACTGAAGTATTGCAATTCCTTTCATCAATAAAAGAGGATATTGCAGTTCCTGTGATGCGAAAGGCTCAATTTCTTCTTGAACAATTAATTGAAATAGGAGTTGGGTACTTATCATTAAGCAGGTCGGTTGCTACGCTTTCGGGAGGTGAATCGCAACGGGTAAAAATGGCACGTCAGCTCGACTGTAATTTGGTCGACATGCTGTATGTTTTAGATGAGCCTTCCATTGGTCTTCACCCAAAAGATACCGTTAAGCTCCTATCAATATTAAATAGGTTGCGGGATAATGGGAATAGCGTATTTGTTGTTGAACACGACCCTGAAATAATTCGTGCTGCCGAATGGATTATTGATATTGGACCCAAAGCCGGGATATATGGCGGTCAACTTGTTTATTCAGGCGACCCGAAAGGAATAACTAAAACAAACAGTATAACAGGTGAATTTTTGTTCAATGATGAAAAAATTGCTTTCAAGAGGAAACAAGCAAAAGAATTTATTGCTATTGAAAATGCCAATGTAAACAATCTTAAAAATGTGTCTGTTAATATTCCAGTTGGCGTTCTTACTTGCATTACAGGCGTTGCAGGCAGTGGAAAAAGCAGCCTGATTCATCAGGTATTCCTAAAACAATATCCTGATTCTATTGTAATAGACCAATCGGCAATTGGAAAATCGTCAAGAGCTAATCCGGCAACCTATACTGGCATATTTGATTTAATACGCAAAGAATTTGCTATCGCAACAGGCGCAGAAGCTTCATTGTTCAGCTTTAACTCAAAAGGGGCTTGTCCGAAATGCAATGGACAAGGTTTATTAAGTTTCGAACTTCATTTTTTAGATGCTGTTAAAACCGTTTGCGATGAATGCGAAGGAAAACGCTATAAACCAGATGTACTTGAACTAAAATTGCATGATAAATCAATTGCCGATATTTTAGACATGTCAGTTGATGAGGCTTTTCAGTTTTTTACTTCGGCAAAAATCACAAAACAACTAAAAGCGCTACAAGATGTGGGCTTGGGATACTTAAAGATTGGTCAATCATTAAGTTCATTATCAGGCGGCGAATCTCAACGATTAAAGATTGCTTCTGAACTTCATAAGGCGGGTAATATATATGTTATGGACGAGCCAACAACTGGTTTACATATGTCAGATATTCTCCGATTATATAATATTATACGTTCTCTTGTGAATAAAAACAACACTGTAATTGTAATCGAGCATAATTTGGACATCATTAAGTATGCTGACTGGATAATTGATATGGGACCGGAAGGTGGCAGACAAGGCGGTGAAGTGCTATTTCAAGGTACTCCGGAGGATTTAGTAGCTTGTAATAATTCTCATACTGCACTTTATTTAAAAAATGTAATTTAG